Below is a genomic region from Billgrantia tianxiuensis.
TCATCGACTCGGTGGCGGCGCTCACCCCGCGCGCTGAGATCGAGGGCGAGATGGGCGACTCCCACGTCGGCTTGCAGGCGCGTTTGATGTCCCAGGCGCTGCGCAAGATCACCGGCCACATCAAGAACGCCAACTGCCTGGTGGTGTTCATCAACCAGATCCGCATGAAGATCGGCGTGATGTTCGGCAGCCCCGAGACCACCACCGGGGGCAACGCGCTCAAGTTCTACGCCAGCGTGCGCCTCGACATCCGCCGCACCGGCTCGGTCAAGCAGGGCGACGAGGTGATCGGCAACGAGACCCGGGTCAAGGTGGTGAAGAACAAGGTGGCACCGCCGTTCCGTCAGGCCGAGTTCCAGATTCTCTACGGCAAGGGTATCTACCACGCCGGTGAGGTGATCGACCTCGGCGTGCAGTGCAATCTGGTCGACAAGGCCGGGGCCTGGTACAGCTACCAGGGCAACAAGATCGGCCAGGGCAAGGCCAACGCCGCCCAGTTCCTCGAGGATAACCCGGCGGTGATGGAGGAGATCGAGAGCCAGATCCGTGCCCAGCTGCTGGTCACGGCGGCGCCCAAGGAGGAGGAGGCCGAGGAAGCCGTGGCGGCCGACGCCGGGCGCGAGGACGACCTGCTCTAAGCCATGCCTGTACGGCCCGAAGCCGAACATGCGTCGTCCCCGCGGGACGACGCCATCCGTCTGCTGGCCCGGCGTGAGTATTCGCGCGCCGAGCTGGCGCAGCGGCTATCGGTCCGAACCCACTCCCCCGAGGCGATCGACGACTGCCTCGATGCGTTGGCCGAGGCCGGTTTGCAGTCCGACGCCCGCTTCGCCGAGAGCTTTCTGCGCTCGCGGGTCACGCGTGGCCAGGGGCCGCTGAAGATCCGCGCCGAGCTGGAGCGGCGCGGTGTCGAGCGTGCCCTGATCGCGGCCGTGCTGGCCGAGGCCGAGCAGGAGAGCGAGGTCGACTGGTTCGAGCTTGCCCGCGAAGTGCTCGAGCGACGCTTCTCCAGCCCAGGCGACTCCCCCCGCGAACGCGCCCGGCGCGAGCGTTTCCTGGCCTCGCGCGGCTTCGACTTCGAGCAGATTCGTCACGCTCTGGAGCGACTCGGCGCCGCCGAATGAGCGACAGCTTGAACGCCTCCCCTTTAGTCGCTTGACAACTGCGTTATAATGCCTCCCTTTGTGACGCCCCAGGTGGCGCTCCTGACACGCCGAGGCGTGCGAATTCGGCCATGAAAACGGCGCCGAACGCGCCTGCCCGTCGGGTGACCACGCTCATCGCCACGGATACCCCATGAAAAGCGCAGACATCAGACAGGCCTTCCTGAGTTACTTCGAAGAGCACGGCCATACCGTCGTGCCATCGAGCTCCCTGGTGCCGGGCAACGACCCGACGCTGCTGTTCACCAATGCCGGGATGGTGCCGTTC
It encodes:
- the recA gene encoding recombinase RecA → MAQDENRSKALNAALSQIERQFGKGTVMRLGDAPRVTMPSVSTGSLGLDIALGIGGLPYGRVVEIFGPESSGKTTLTLSVIAEAQKQGKTCAFIDAEHALDPSYAEKLGVNLDDLLVSQPDTGEQALEICDMLVRSGGVDVIIIDSVAALTPRAEIEGEMGDSHVGLQARLMSQALRKITGHIKNANCLVVFINQIRMKIGVMFGSPETTTGGNALKFYASVRLDIRRTGSVKQGDEVIGNETRVKVVKNKVAPPFRQAEFQILYGKGIYHAGEVIDLGVQCNLVDKAGAWYSYQGNKIGQGKANAAQFLEDNPAVMEEIESQIRAQLLVTAAPKEEEAEEAVAADAGREDDLL
- a CDS encoding regulatory protein RecX, whose protein sequence is MPVRPEAEHASSPRDDAIRLLARREYSRAELAQRLSVRTHSPEAIDDCLDALAEAGLQSDARFAESFLRSRVTRGQGPLKIRAELERRGVERALIAAVLAEAEQESEVDWFELAREVLERRFSSPGDSPRERARRERFLASRGFDFEQIRHALERLGAAE